CACGGTGTGGGCCGTGTCGAGCATAACTATACTGTGTCCAACATACACGGTCATGTGTACAACAGACACGCTTTGGGCGACAATGGCGTCTTGGTGTATGACAACACTACGATTATCAATGCCCCAGGCACTAAGAGGCTTGAAGAGGTCGAGCTTGATACGAGCAAATTATACTCTACTTCTGACAGAGTCGCTAAACTTATGAAAGGGCTTGGTGCTGAGGCCTTTGACAAATTAGGATTCatcgaagaagatgatcctGAATTTATACAGGCAGATACCGAAGCCCTAGAGACATTTATTGAAATGACTCAACAAatgcttgaagaaaatgaCGGTGCGGACGAGGATCTGGAACTTTCAGGAACGTACAACGACGGTATGGGACTTTTTAGACCTGTCTTGTTTGACTATTAAAGTATGGCCTTACATCTGGCTTTTTTTTACGATGAATTTAATTATGATTTTATTTAactaaagagaaaaaatggTTCAATTAAAGAACAGTAGTTATAGCTAAAATCACTTGGCTTGTTGCTTCTCATCAACTCCGTTTTCCAAGTCTCTGGGATCTAGTTCATCCGCATACATTTCGATCTGTCTCCAGAATTTAGTATCCTCACCTTGATCTTTGTTTCTAAGAGTTTGAGGACTGGTCAATGCAGTATTATTGAAATCCtccttttcattttcataGGTGAAAGCACCAGTCGAAGTTGGAGTAGAGGAGCTGCCGTAACTTCTGTAGCTTGTGTCGGAAATGGTTTTCAAATAAGTATTGGCAGCGGAAGTTGGCACAGAGCTGTCAAGAATGGAATTGGCCCACATGGTGGTCATAGGCAAAGAAATGGCAACTAGTGCTGTTCCAATAGCAGTTAAAGCGTGAGGAGCATTTTGGGAACCATTTTTGTTGTAAGACACAAGAATAATGATTGTTGGAACTATCATAGTCTGAAAAGACATAATAAAAAGAATGTGGAAAATACCGAATTGTTTGAGCCCCAATGTCTTCCTAGTACGAATGGCCACAGCTAATTTACAGACTAGTAGTAGAGAAGTGacacaagaagaagctgtaAAACAGATAGAAGGCGTATTAACTAGCCACTTAGGAATGCTCAAAGTGTTATCGAAAGCCACTTTATTTGCGACTACCATGTAGATGAAGTATAGAACAACGGTAGCTAATCCTAACAAAACGGACACCAAAGTAATAAGATAACCGGTGTATTggattcttttttttggcGATCTGAAAAGGACAAATACTTGGTAGCCGAACGATATCTCGACGAGAGCAATAAGTACAGTGTACACGGTGTTAGTAGCAGCCGTGAGTTGGGAAGCATAGCCACTGAATAAGAGATAACCCGAATATTCATAAGCAAGAGTATTGTACCAGTCAGTCAACGAACAAACGTACATTATGGAATGAATAAAAAGTGCAACCAAGCAAGCCATATTCAAGACAAATATAGGTGATTTCTTGTTTTTGGTGATTAAGAATGTGACCGGAAGGCAGATACATGCCATACCTATCCTGACCCCAAAAACAATACCAAAGATTAGCAACTCGTTAACATATGAGTCAAGAATTTTAAAAGTAATTTCACTACTTCCGTAGGCAGATTCATATGTCAAAGGAATAGAGGAGACGCTGGCTTCATTCATGATGATGTATAGGTGAATAGTGCGGCTTCACacatttctctttcatttaCGACGTTAATTACATCTCTATATATACAAAACAGTAACGATAGAGGCTTTCAAGCTGAAACATAAATTAATCATAGGTATCTGGTCTCTATTTTCCAGAGATGCATGTCATTAGTCTAAATCAGGAAATCCCAATGCAGATAGAGCGAATTAGTTTTGCAATGAGCTTTaaatttcctaattgggaCAATCCAATGGCACACAAccagtttttcttttctttcttctattaGTTATCTATCAGATTCACTGGCAATCTTCTGTGAACGCACCCCAGCCTTGTAACTCCACAAGGTGTCTCATAGTTGGCCTACCATGCGGGCAGTTCCAAGGTTTATCTAAACCCGAAAGATGCTGAACCACTGTGGTCATAATTTTCTTGCTCAGCGGCCTACCTATCATGATACTGGATCTACAAGCTCTCATGGCAAACATCGACCTGACTTTGGAGGGGCGAACATCAGGATTGCCATCACTTTTCCTTACaagattgatcaactcATAGAAATCGGAGAGATCAAAGATAGTATTTTTCGAGTATGGCAAGGCCAGTAGTTGAACCCGAGTACCAGGATTATTTTCCATATTGATACGTAGCTTGAAACCATTTTTTTCGAAGATTTTCTTACTATTAATCACCACCATTTCATCCACTGCGTTCAATTCAAGCTTTTGTGGAATCACTAAAGGCTGATTCTTAAAGgtggtttctttttgtagACGTTCAAAGTTGTATTTTTCGTCTGAAGCATGCTGGTCTACAATAAACATATCCATCTTTCCTGTTTCGACATTTTTCTTGGTCACTAAAATGAATCCAAGATTAAACTGACCAACAACTTGCATGGACATaaaatctttttttgataCGGTCAAAGTCAACAATTCCTCCGCATTGTTGTCCGAAATATCGTCCAATTTCTGTTTCTTATTCATACAGCTATTAGAAATCAACGACTTCCTTCTCTTAGCATTGGTAGATGACTTTGGAAGTTCAAATTCCACCATTTGATCCACATTGAGAGTAGAAAATGCTACATTTCCCAATTTCTTGGATAGCGTGACTCGGGATGCTGGCTTACTTgtgaaagatgaagatgcGAGCGTAGATGTATTATCAGTATCTTGGACACACTCATTAAGAGCATCAATGGGTTCGAAACTTTCAATGGGATCATCAATAGATTTAGGATCGACCATGGGTCTAGAACTGTCAATGGGTTCCAGATCATCACTGGATTTAGGATCAACCATGGGTCTAGAACTGTCAATGGGTTCCAGATCATCAATGGGTTCAGGATCGACCATGGGTCTAGAACTGTCAATGGGTTCCAGATCATCAATGGGTTCAGGATCGGCAATAGAGTCCGGGGTATCAGTTGGTTTAGAAGTCGTAATGGGTTCAGGATACGCAATATGTTTAGAATCATTAGAATTAGAGGATCCCacagattcatcttcagaaaccTCCCGATTCTCTGATTGAACCACCTCATTCCTTCCCCCCATAGAAAAGCTCTCTAATGTAGTCTgcttcttgtttctttcgGTAATCTTTTCAGTGACACCATTATTTTTAGGTATTTTAACACCATTCATACTAAACAATCCATGAAAACCCTCTCTAAATGCTTCAAGTACAGCTGCCTCATTATTAATTAGAACAGTTCTCTTATCTGGGGTCACATTTACATCCGCAAACTTCGCATCCACCTCAATATTTAACAGAATCGTCGGATACTGCAAGTAGTTGAATTTCTTATATGTCTCATTGATGGCCTTACTGAATCGTGGTAACAGGACCGGCCTCTTATTAATATACCAGTACTGCCGATCACTGGCAGACCTCCCCTGACCAAACGAAGCATTGGATACAAACCCAGAGACTTTGAGTGCCATCTGTTCCCTATGAAACTTTGCAGCCACTTTTATATTCAAATCGACAGCTTCCAATCCATACATACCGTTGGACCCAAACACAGAAAGCATgttattcttcaaattgatgGATCCAGTAGTAGAGAGTATGATCGATTTGCGGCCCCGTGAGTCAATATGATGCACTATAAGTCGGACTCCGGTGCTGATTAAGGCATAACATTGCAAGAAATCCACTGCCCGGTGGTATTCCCTCTTAATATTCTTGGTAAGGTCGATCTTTCTCACGGGAAGATTATGGAACAAACTGTCAATGATCACGCTAGTTCCACAACTTCTGGATACCAGCTCCTTTGATTCCAACACGCCAAGTTGATTATACTTTAAACTACAACCCTTGGGTGCCTCCTCCTTCGTAGCTGTCACTATAGACACATGAGCTATAGCACAGAGAGAACTCATGGCTTCACCTCTGAAACCAAACGTCCCCACTGTTTCCACGTCCTCAAAAGACGTAAGCTTTGAAGTATAATGCTTGAGGCAGATGttttcaaagtcttcagGTCTTATACCTGTGCCATTGTCACTAACTGTGATTGAGTCTAATCCATaattcttgaagatgacatTGACCTGAGTAGACTCGGCATCGAGTGCATTCTCTACAACTTCTTTTACAGCTGATGTCAAGTCAATAATTACCTGACCAGATGTAATTTTGTGCACATCTCCGTAGTCAATACGTTGAATAGGCATTGCTGCAGAAAGCAGAAAGCAGATTGCAATGGTAATGATATAACAGCTAAAGGTTGACGCGAAAGACGTGGCACGACGCGGCACGGCGCTGCACGGCGCGACACGACAGGACTCTATTTATCGAATCTCACATCTTGTCCTCTCCCATACTCTTCCTTACCTTATACCCCGTCCCCGGTACTGGCAGATGCTTCCCTCTTCTCCAATTACGGCATTTACACCCTCCGATCTCACTTCTAAAACCATACTCTCTCTCACGATCGAATGTATCCAAGTACTCATAGAGCAGATCTGGTATTACAGAGGCGTCTACCCAAAGCGATCCTTTCAAAAACGTCGATCCTTCCAATTGGAGGTCTTCACTAATATCCATCCGGGCGTTAAGAAATATTCACATGAGCTCTGTACTCAGATCCTTAGTCTCCTCAAAGGGGGAAAACTAAAACGTCTTTTTATAGATCTATACGACACTTCGACGTCATCGTCTGCACAGAAGATCGAAACCTATGCCTTTAGCTTTACCAATTCCATTCTATTCGAGTACCTCAAACAGAAGTTACCcgttcaatttgaagactctTTCAACGAAGCACAGCTTTACTCTTCCTTACAGAGTTTTTTATACTCGGTAATAACCCAACTCTCGGCACTACCAGACGGTCAATCGTCTAACTCTGCTCCAGATTTCAAGATCATGATCTCTGCAGATGACGACATTTTCAACGAGATGACTAAGGACGAGAACTGGATCCTAGAGAAAACTAATCTGCCCCAAGAACTGAAGCCTGATACTACACTCAAGGACTTGGACATAAAGCAGTTCAAAGAGGTAAGTTTAACTTACTTAAATATTAAGGGATACATGggtagaaagaaagaaataaagagcATATAGCAATGATTAGTGCAATTTAGATGTTGTGGTAACAGCTTTATCCGGCGTTGTATAGTGATTGAGTTTTCCTAGGAACCTGTCTTCTAAAATAAGAACGAGGAACCAACTGCACATGAGATTGAACAGGTGATGGAGCCAGAAAAGATGCCTTGTACTGAACATCAATGCATATATTGCAACATATGCAACGAGCAACTTCGTCCCAATGACGGAAATCTTCCATGATGGCTTCGAAAACATATAACCAGCGTTACCTAACTGAACTAGAAGAACAATGGGTAACACTGCCAAAAAGTTATGATGAGATGAGAACGGTGTGGCCCATTTCAACGAGAAATTATGCACCCATACCATCAATATCGGAATGTTGATAGGGAGAATCCATGTCATGAGCAGAAGGAGCGAAAAGTTAAAGTTTTTGTAGTTGTCAAAACTTTTCAGCACACGGTGACAAGGTACAGTGGTTGAACtagatgataaagaagaagccgaaGGAGGCAATAATGAAAATGACGTTGtcgatgacgatgacgatgacgatgatgatgataataaAGCTGTTGACGTAActttttcagatttctGGGGTGAATTCTGCTTGACTGCTTGAGAACTAGCCGACTGAATGCATGATTTCAAGACAACAAAAGATTGTGTGAAGAAACATACCACAAAGGCAAACTGATAGGGAAGATAGACGAGAACCAATGTCATGAGAAGAATCACAGCGATGGTCCTGCGACGATTTCCAGCAACTGAACCGGTATAAATTGGAACTCCGTGAAACACAAAgctcaatttctttgacaCAAAGACTACCAACTGGCAAATGGAAGATACTATTAGGTGGAGAGTACCTACCGAAGATGTAGCTATCACCAAAGATAATGGTCCAAGGAACCAAAGTGCACCTTCACCTATTCCCAAGAAGTATTCGTTATTGCGAACATCAGACCCACCGATTTTTTGGAAGAGCTGTTCGTTCGCCGTAGGTATAGGGTCCAACCATCCGAAAAgccttttgaagaatgaatgAGAAGTGAAAGATGGTAAAATACAAAAGATCAAAACCAATGGCCCCATGATCTTACGCGAACAAAACTTGAGAAGTCCTTCACCGAAAGAAGGGTAGTATCCATAGTCTATGTAAGCTGCCAATTGTAAAAATAATACGAGGCAGGTGACAAACACAGGTAGTCCTACTATTGACAGTCTGTAGCGAAGAACTAGGTTGCGAAGCGATTTAAACCAATCAACGGATAGATAGATATCCATAATCTGATCGCTAGCAAATGTATCGGCATACAACTTAAGCTGAAGATGGGAAGACTTTTTATAAGGACAGAAAGGAGGAACACCCATAGTACGGCTGACCACATTGGGATTATGCGCAAGGTCTATATGCCATTTAACTTCGTCACCTATTTTCTGACGAATCAGAGGTGAGAACctttctgatgatgatttctGATATCTAATGTCAAAATTGTAGGTCAAAAGACTCGACCTTGCACATGGCACATCAATATCAACGACAAGAGGCCTATGCGAAGGCAAGGTTAAATCATAACCACGTGAAAGCAACTTCCAGAGACTGGCTTCACCCAAAGAGACCTGCGAACTTTCTTGTAGTTCCATATCCGCAAGGACAAAGTCCTTTGAGTCAATAATTATGCCAGATTCAACAATAACAACGCTGCTAAATCCTTCAAGATACTCCGGAGAAAGTTCCAATGAATAGAAAGGCTGCTCTGATCCGCCGAGAGATGATGCTTCCATAGATGCAGTACCAGGATAAGACCGTGGGATCATCTGGACCGAATTATGGAGGTCCACGCATTCTAATTGAACAAATTGACTGGTAGAGTCGGAGGTATAGTCGAGAACAGCAGCAAATTTACCAGAATTGATTGCGGCGGCAGGAACAGTTctacaaagaagaatagCTGGAGCAGACCCGACAGAAAGCTCCTCGATCGGAGTAGGTTTCAGAGAACTAATGTAACTAAACTTAGCATGTGATTGGTCATCGCGTGGTACATGAAACATATGAATGCCAGGGGAAGCAGAgtctctcttcttcctgatATTTGGGAATTGAAAACTGCGCTCACGCATTGAATGGCTTAACCGATTGACATCAATCTTAAGACCAAAggtctttgaagaagaagccaaagaatcaGCCGACACACCGGTGACAAAGTTCCTTCGGAAAATATCCATTCTATGCTCTATACTATACCCGATCATAGATCTGTCGGTCACTTCAAGCAAGGATTGCGCCACCACACGCCGTAGTTGGTCACACCAAACAATAGCTAAATGATCTATAGGGGTCCAAACACCAGGAATTCCAGTTGTAGTAACCGCTAGTCCATTTGTCTCTGGAACAAGACCCGTAAGAGTCGTATAGTCTGCAGGAAGCATATTGTCGAGTATACCGCCAGTTATGGACACTATGGTGACATTCTCAAGCCGTCCTCCCGATTTGGAGAACTCATTACGCCAGAAATCATCGgtcttcttgaaaacaCGAAGCAATTTACCATCAAAAGTAGCTGGAGGAGCAGAGTGAGGAGCCGCAAGGGTTAGTATTGTATTAACAGAACCTTCGAGGTGGTTAGGAAGACTTAACATAACCCTCGCCACAATACCACCCATTGAATGAGCTAAGAGAATGACTGAACGTGCAGGAGTGGGGTTATCCTGATATAAGGATAGAATAAATTTAACGGCATCATTCAAATACTCAGACTGATCCATCATAGTTTGACCATGAAATGCAGTGAAGTCACCATTGAAGTcagcagaaaagaaatcaaggCTCGTCACATTTGAATTGAGCCgtttgattctttctttttgatcatAGAAGACAGATGCAGCTTCAGCAGCAATGGATCGCACTTGTTTATAACTTCCCGCATTTCCAGGAATGAAAAGCACCGGAGTTCCCGTCAAATGTAGGGAGCGATTATtctcatcgtcatcatcatcgtctttATTCCTCGGCAGAGGATCCTTGTTCTGCTCTCTGTACAAATATAATGAGTATTTGGATGCATACTGTGTATGTGTCTCATCAAATCCATAAACCCGCGCATACGCGGGAGACATATAAACACCCCGACAAGATGCCGAGTCGGATCCTTCCATCTGGCTTTGGAAACTAAAGCCTATTAGAGCAAGCATACAAAGACCCAATACTATGATAATATTGAGCACTGACTTGGAGGAACCTGAAATTTTGAATTGAGGGAATTGGCGATGTCTCGAAGTAGTGTTTCTCATCGTAGGATAACTATTAGTGAACAACTATAGGGGAAGGTATAGAGAATGAATAACAATGCTGAAATGAGCGTAGGACGTATCAACGTAcgagaaaatgaaaagagagacaAAGTCAATAGTGTCAATATAGTCGGATTGGATTTTGTAAGATAATTAAGCCGAAAATCTTAATATAGGGCCGAAAGGAAAATAGAACTtcaaatcaaatatgatAATCTGTGATTACGTTATCTGAGGTATCGAGACAGAATGATACAATTGAGCTCGGAAAAACCGAAGGAGGATAGAAAAAAGCTTTAATTCGAACCAACCgcaaagaaggaaagaatCAGTCCTGCTTGTATTTAATATCAACCAAAGAACAATCTTGATACAAGAGAGAAGCAGATAAGTAGAGAGAcaaccaaaaaaaaaaaaaaaaaaattccTCAGCCTCCTAGAAATCTCTCATCAGCCACAAACTACTGCGCCAAAGGCTGAGTAATAATAAGGAGACTTCAACGGATAGAGAACGAATAAACAACTACTATGCtgggaagaaaaaaaatatgaagagaagaattaaGGTGGTGTTAATATTTATGAGTGgagcttgaagaaaagaaggcagTTATGCTCCAATTGAGGCTggaaaaaggaaatcaCCGAAGGCCCAGGCGCGGAGGTTAGATAGTTCTACTCTTTTTGTCGGTGATCAATTAGTACAACGTCTAACACTTGGTCCAATCTTTCAAATGCCGAAATGCTTTTTTTGCAAAAAGAGATGCATTAATACCAGGATG
The sequence above is a segment of the Brettanomyces nanus chromosome 4, complete sequence genome. Coding sequences within it:
- a CDS encoding uncharacterized protein (BUSCO:EOG093426YG); amino-acid sequence: MRGEQNKDPLPRNKDDDDDDENNRSLHLTGTPVLFIPGNAGSYKQVRSIAAEAASVFYDQKERIKRLNSNVTSLDFFSADFNGDFTAFHGQTMMDQSEYLNDAVKFILSLYQDNPTPARSVILLAHSMGGIVARVMLSLPNHLEGSVNTILTLAAPHSAPPATFDGKLLRVFKKTDDFWRNEFSKSGGRLENVTIVSITGGILDNMLPADYTTLTGLVPETNGLAVTTTGIPGVWTPIDHLAIVWCDQLRRVVAQSLLEVTDRSMIGYSIEHRMDIFRRNFVTGVSADSLASSSKTFGLKIDVNRLSHSMRERSFQFPNIRKKRDSASPGIHMFHVPRDDQSHAKFSYISSLKPTPIEELSVGSAPAILLCRTVPAAAINSGKFAAVLDYTSDSTSQFVQLECVDLHNSVQMIPRSYPGTASMEASSLGGSEQPFYSLELSPEYLEGFSSVVIVESGIIIDSKDFVLADMELQESSQVSLGEASLWKLLSRGYDLTLPSHRPLVVDIDVPCARSSLLTYNFDIRYQKSSSERFSPLIRQKIGDEVKWHIDLAHNPNVVSRTMGVPPFCPYKKSSHLQLKLYADTFASDQIMDIYLSVDWFKSLRNLVLRYRLSIVGLPVFVTCLVLFLQLAAYIDYGYYPSFGEGLLKFCSRKIMGPLVLIFCILPSFTSHSFFKRLFGWLDPIPTANEQLFQKIGGSDVRNNEYFLGIGEGALWFLGPLSLVIATSSVGTLHLIVSSICQLVVFVSKKLSFVFHGVPIYTGSVAGNRRRTIAVILLMTLVLVYLPYQFAFVVCFFTQSFVVLKSCIQSASSQAVKQNSPQKSEKVTSTALLSSSSSSSSSSTTSFSLLPPSASSLSSSSTTVPCHRVLKSFDNYKNFNFSLLLLMTWILPINIPILMVWVHNFSLKWATPFSSHHNFLAVLPIVLLVQLGNAGYMFSKPSWKISVIGTKLLVAYVAIYALMFSTRHLFWLHHLFNLMCSWFLVLILEDRFLGKLNHYTTPDKAVTTTSKLH